From one Methanobacterium sp. genomic stretch:
- a CDS encoding alanine--glyoxylate aminotransferase family protein, giving the protein MEETLLMIPGPTRVAPRVLKALSEAIINHRSAEFAEILTETNEMMSEIFQTDNQSYTITGSGTAAMEAAVGNILNKGDKILNIVGGKFGERFMQIAKTNGGSPIELKVEWGTAVNPEDVKNILDENEDIKAVTIVHNETSTGVANPIEEVGNVLKDYDALYVVDTVSSLGGDDVAVDDYNIDICVTGSQKCLAAPPGMAAITVSDDAWNLIDKVQSSSYYLDIRKYKKYGNNKPSETPFTPSVSLMYAMKEALNVVMEEGLESRIKRHKLAAEATKNGIKAIGLELFAQEEVSSATVTAIKMPEGVTDKDMRGTMRDKYGIVLAGGQDHLKGNVFRIGHMGNVTYKDIVTTISALEMTLKGLGFDVELGKGVGAVADTYLTSKHL; this is encoded by the coding sequence ATGGAGGAAACCCTGTTAATGATACCAGGACCTACAAGAGTAGCTCCTAGAGTACTAAAAGCCCTGTCAGAGGCAATAATAAACCATAGAAGTGCTGAATTTGCTGAAATTTTAACTGAAACAAATGAAATGATGTCAGAAATTTTCCAGACAGATAATCAATCCTATACCATAACCGGTTCTGGAACAGCAGCCATGGAGGCAGCTGTAGGAAATATCCTAAACAAAGGAGATAAAATTTTAAATATCGTAGGTGGAAAATTCGGTGAAAGGTTTATGCAAATAGCAAAAACCAATGGAGGATCCCCTATAGAACTCAAAGTAGAATGGGGAACTGCAGTAAACCCAGAAGATGTCAAAAACATTTTAGATGAAAACGAAGACATTAAAGCTGTTACAATAGTTCATAATGAAACTTCAACAGGAGTTGCAAATCCTATTGAAGAAGTTGGAAATGTTCTTAAGGATTATGATGCATTATACGTTGTTGATACTGTTTCATCCCTTGGAGGAGATGATGTAGCAGTAGATGATTATAATATTGATATTTGTGTTACTGGTTCACAGAAATGCCTTGCAGCACCGCCAGGAATGGCTGCAATTACAGTAAGTGATGATGCATGGAATCTGATTGATAAAGTACAATCTAGTTCATATTATCTTGATATAAGGAAATATAAAAAGTATGGAAACAATAAACCATCTGAAACTCCATTTACTCCATCTGTTTCATTAATGTATGCCATGAAAGAAGCATTAAACGTGGTTATGGAAGAAGGGCTTGAAAGCAGGATAAAAAGACATAAATTAGCTGCAGAAGCAACAAAAAATGGTATAAAAGCCATTGGTCTTGAATTATTTGCTCAAGAAGAAGTTTCATCTGCAACCGTAACAGCCATTAAAATGCCTGAAGGCGTAACTGATAAAGACATGAGAGGCACAATGAGAGATAAATATGGAATAGTGCTTGCTGGTGGTCAGGATCATCTAAAAGGTAACGTATTCAGAATAGGTCATATGGGTAACGTTACTTATAAGGATATTGTAACAACAATTTCTGCACTTGAAATGACTTTAAAAGGCCTTGGATTTGATGTTGAATTAGGAAAAGGAGTTGGAGCGGTAGCAGATACTTATCTAACTTCAAAACACCTCTAA